In Methanofollis sp., a single genomic region encodes these proteins:
- the rtcA gene encoding RNA 3'-terminal phosphate cyclase, with amino-acid sequence MLEVDGSVGEGGGQVVRTAVALAALTGTPIRVTKIRAKRPKPGLAAQHCTAVQAVALACGAEMRGCRRESDTLTFAPGENRKTAIDLAIGTAGSIPLVLQAWLPVALEAGGTITLTGGTEVSKSPTIDYFSEVLVPLLRAHGAKIEVEVLGRGYFPVGGGRVRVMVEPSKLAPLAIGGVPAHAGIISCSQNLPDHVAERQAQAASAALPGFPVRIERTPGPGTGTSVTVFEGAKGGVAVGRRGLPAEKVGWMAADELLAARSVACDVDVHLADQLLVYLARAGGSYSAPEISSHAATTCRLLSLFGYEIAVSGATPAVFSA; translated from the coding sequence ATGTTAGAGGTCGACGGGTCCGTCGGGGAGGGCGGCGGGCAGGTGGTGAGGACCGCGGTCGCCCTTGCGGCCCTCACCGGCACGCCCATCAGGGTCACGAAGATCAGGGCAAAGAGGCCGAAGCCCGGGCTTGCGGCCCAGCACTGCACGGCGGTGCAGGCGGTCGCCCTCGCCTGCGGGGCGGAGATGAGGGGGTGCCGCCGGGAGAGCGACACCCTGACTTTTGCGCCCGGCGAGAACAGAAAGACCGCAATCGACCTTGCGATCGGCACGGCCGGGAGCATCCCCCTCGTCCTCCAGGCCTGGTTGCCTGTGGCCCTGGAGGCAGGGGGGACGATCACTCTCACCGGCGGGACCGAGGTCTCGAAGAGCCCGACCATCGACTATTTTTCCGAGGTGCTCGTGCCTCTCCTCCGTGCCCACGGGGCGAAGATAGAGGTGGAGGTCCTCGGCCGGGGATACTTCCCGGTCGGCGGCGGACGGGTGCGGGTCATGGTCGAGCCTTCGAAGCTCGCCCCCCTCGCCATCGGAGGGGTGCCTGCCCATGCCGGGATCATCTCCTGCTCCCAGAACCTCCCCGACCACGTGGCCGAGAGGCAGGCACAGGCGGCATCTGCCGCCCTCCCCGGTTTCCCGGTACGGATCGAGAGGACGCCCGGGCCTGGCACAGGGACATCGGTGACGGTCTTTGAAGGAGCGAAAGGCGGCGTCGCCGTCGGGAGGCGTGGCCTCCCCGCGGAAAAGGTCGGCTGGATGGCGGCAGACGAACTGCTCGCCGCCCGGTCGGTCGCCTGCGATGTCGACGTCCACCTCGCCGACCAGCTCCTTGTCTACCTTGCGAGGGCCGGGGGGTCGTACTCGGCGCCAG
- the lonB gene encoding ATP-dependent protease LonB yields the protein MQDTVSNILEKKTDEDLLQGSAITSSSEVTVPPRLIDQVIGQDAAVEVIKKAATQRRHVMMIGNPGTGKSMLAKAMAELLPKEELKDILVYPNVEDSNNPIIRTVAAGRGKQIVAAHKAEAAKRKQMRNTLVMLLIFGIIGYALIAGQALMGIIAAAFIFMALQYSRPREDAMIPKLLVSSEPNSIAPFIDGTGSHAGALLGDVRHDPFQSGGLETPAHDRVEAGAIHRANGGVLFIDEINTLTPHSQQNLLTALQEGGFPITGQSERSSGAMVRTEAVPCRFIMIAAGNLDAMQGMHPALRSRIRGYGYEVYMQDTMLDTPENREKFIRFIAQEIKNDGKVPHFDRSAIEEVIREGQRRSNRKGHLTLKLREMGGLIRVAGDIARQEGADVTSARHVLAAKNSARSIEQQISDEYIRRSRDYELTVVTGTQVGRVNGLAVMGADSGSVLPIVAEVTPTQGAAGTVIATGLLKEIAQESIKNVSAILKKFTGKDIKNMDIHIQFIGTYGGVEGDSASISVATAVISAIEGIPVKQDLAMTGSLSVRGDVLPIGGVTYKIEAAAKAGIKTVIIPKANLGDVLIEDRYRSMVEVIPVAHIEEVLEAALVPQNRELFLDKLKKIAAEPVKKALESSAIGGTHLAA from the coding sequence ATGCAAGACACTGTTTCTAACATCCTTGAGAAGAAAACGGACGAGGATCTCCTTCAGGGCTCTGCCATCACAAGCTCCTCCGAGGTCACCGTCCCACCCCGGCTGATCGATCAGGTGATCGGTCAGGACGCAGCCGTGGAGGTGATTAAGAAAGCGGCCACCCAGCGCAGGCACGTGATGATGATCGGCAACCCGGGAACGGGCAAGTCGATGCTTGCGAAGGCGATGGCCGAACTCCTCCCCAAGGAGGAGCTCAAGGACATCCTTGTGTACCCGAATGTCGAGGACTCGAACAATCCCATCATCAGGACGGTCGCGGCAGGAAGAGGCAAACAGATCGTGGCCGCCCACAAGGCCGAGGCTGCGAAGAGGAAGCAGATGAGGAACACCCTCGTCATGCTCCTGATCTTCGGCATTATCGGCTACGCCCTCATCGCCGGCCAGGCGCTGATGGGCATCATCGCCGCCGCCTTCATCTTCATGGCCCTCCAGTACTCGCGGCCGCGTGAGGATGCGATGATCCCGAAGCTCCTCGTCTCCAGCGAACCGAACAGCATCGCCCCCTTCATCGACGGCACCGGCTCACATGCCGGCGCCCTCCTCGGCGACGTCCGCCACGACCCCTTCCAGTCCGGCGGCCTGGAGACCCCGGCCCATGACCGCGTCGAGGCCGGCGCTATCCACCGGGCGAACGGCGGCGTGCTCTTCATCGACGAGATCAACACCCTGACCCCGCACTCCCAGCAGAACCTGCTCACCGCCCTCCAGGAAGGGGGGTTCCCCATCACCGGCCAGTCGGAGCGTTCGAGCGGTGCCATGGTCCGGACCGAGGCCGTGCCCTGCCGGTTCATCATGATCGCCGCGGGAAACCTCGACGCCATGCAGGGGATGCACCCTGCCCTGCGGTCCCGTATCCGCGGCTACGGCTACGAGGTCTACATGCAGGACACGATGCTCGACACCCCGGAGAACAGGGAGAAGTTCATCAGGTTCATCGCCCAGGAGATCAAGAACGACGGGAAGGTCCCGCATTTCGACCGGAGCGCCATCGAAGAGGTGATCCGGGAGGGCCAGCGCCGCTCCAACAGGAAGGGCCACCTCACCCTGAAGCTCCGTGAGATGGGCGGGCTGATCCGGGTCGCGGGCGACATCGCCAGGCAGGAGGGCGCCGACGTGACCTCGGCCCGGCACGTGCTGGCGGCCAAGAACTCGGCCCGTTCGATCGAACAGCAGATCTCCGACGAGTACATCCGCCGCAGCCGTGACTACGAACTCACCGTCGTGACCGGCACACAGGTCGGTCGGGTGAACGGTCTTGCCGTGATGGGCGCCGACTCCGGTTCTGTCCTCCCGATCGTCGCCGAGGTGACCCCGACCCAGGGGGCGGCAGGCACGGTCATCGCCACCGGCCTCCTGAAGGAGATCGCCCAGGAGTCGATCAAGAACGTCTCTGCCATCCTGAAGAAGTTCACCGGCAAGGACATCAAGAACATGGACATCCACATCCAGTTCATCGGGACGTACGGCGGTGTCGAGGGCGACTCGGCCTCCATCTCCGTTGCCACTGCGGTTATATCGGCCATAGAAGGTATCCCGGTGAAGCAGGACCTCGCGATGACCGGGTCCCTCTCGGTGCGGGGCGACGTCCTGCCCATCGGCGGCGTCACCTACAAGATCGAGGCGGCCGCGAAGGCCGGGATCAAGACGGTGATCATCCCGAAGGCAAACCTGGGCGACGTGCTCATCGAGGACCGCTACCGCTCCATGGTCGAGGTCATCCCTGTTGCGCACATCGAGGAGGTGCTCGAAGCGGCCCTTGTCCCGCAGAACCGCGAGCTCTTCCTGGACAAACTCAAGAAAATCGCCGCCGAGCCGGTGAAAAAGGCCCTCGAGTCCTCGGCGATCGGCGGCACCCATCTGGCAGCATAA
- a CDS encoding ribose-phosphate diphosphokinase, translating to MKVVCTEKSQILAVRIADELGVQVADTRFARFPDGELYLQVLDPLDDETVIVGSVTDNDAFIQLMLLVDACETTTNTLVIPYLGYARQDKKFKDGEPVSARVAARALSRGVTDVITVNIHEKDIAGHFDVPSHDLSLATEIGEYLKGRNLDNPLILAPDSGAADFAAEIAAAGGWQCDYLKKTRISGEEVRMEPKTFDVSGREVVITDDIISTGGTLATATKMLYAQGAAAVHAICVHGVFTGGAYVHLRSAGVKSVVCSDTIERACSEVSAARCIAAALRKC from the coding sequence ATGAAGGTTGTATGCACAGAAAAATCCCAGATACTCGCCGTTCGGATCGCCGATGAACTCGGGGTCCAGGTAGCCGACACCCGCTTTGCCCGCTTCCCTGACGGGGAGCTGTACCTGCAGGTCCTCGACCCCCTGGACGACGAGACCGTGATCGTGGGGAGCGTCACCGATAATGACGCTTTTATTCAGTTGATGCTCCTCGTTGACGCCTGCGAGACGACGACAAATACTCTGGTCATCCCGTATCTCGGCTATGCCAGGCAGGACAAGAAATTCAAGGACGGCGAGCCGGTGAGCGCCCGCGTCGCCGCCCGGGCCCTCTCCCGCGGTGTCACCGACGTGATCACCGTCAATATCCACGAGAAGGACATTGCCGGGCATTTCGACGTCCCCTCCCACGACCTCTCGCTTGCGACTGAGATCGGGGAGTACCTGAAAGGCAGGAACCTCGACAACCCCCTGATCCTGGCCCCCGACTCCGGGGCTGCGGACTTTGCGGCCGAGATCGCGGCCGCAGGCGGGTGGCAGTGTGACTACCTGAAAAAGACCAGAATTTCCGGCGAGGAGGTCAGGATGGAGCCGAAGACCTTCGACGTCTCCGGCCGCGAGGTCGTCATCACCGACGACATCATCTCGACCGGCGGAACTCTGGCTACGGCGACGAAGATGCTCTATGCCCAGGGTGCGGCGGCCGTCCATGCCATCTGCGTCCACGGCGTCTTCACCGGCGGGGCCTATGTCCATCTCAGGAGTGCCGGAGTGAAGAGCGTCGTCTGCTCTGACACGATCGAGCGGGCATGCTCCGAGGTCTCGGCGGCACGGTGCATCGCGGCAGCTCTGCGGAAATGTTAG